In Chlorobiota bacterium, the sequence GTCCGTACAAAGCTGGACAAGCGCGAGAACCGCATCGCCTTTGCCACCATCGAGGACTTCACCGGGAAGGCCGAGTGCATCTTCTGGAGCGATGCCTACCGGGCGCACGGCGAAAAGATTGCCGAGGGGGAGATTGTGTTTGTGCTTGGCAAGGCGGAGATGAACGGGGCCGACGGAATCAAGATTATCGTGGATGACATTATCCCGGTGGCGCAAGCGCGAAGCCGGTTTGCCAACGCCCTGGCGGTGAACGTCCAGCTGGACCTTGTCCCGGAAGATGCCGCACACCGGACGTTGGAGTTGTTCAAGAATAATCAGGGGGAGCTTCAGTGTATTTTCCGCGTGTACGACGAGCAGCGGTCGCTGGTTGGCCGGTGGGTGTCGCGCCGGTTCACCATCACCCCAACGCCAAATTTGCTGGAGGGATTGCGGGCAATCTACGGGCGGGAGAATGTGAAATTTGTGGGGACGAACTAAACGGGGCGGGGCTTCCTTCCCCTTGCAATGGCCAGAGTCCGGAGTGCAATGGCCGTAACCGCCATTGTTGATGATGAACAAACAACAACAAATCCAAACATCAGAGCAGCCGATGGAAACGCCAATGGAAACCACGCATTATCACACTGTCCAGGTCCAGCGCACCGTTAGCGGAGCCGTGGAGGACGTTTGGCAAGCATGGGCCGACCCCATAAAAATTGCCCACTGGTTCACCGAAGAAGCCGAGCAGGACCTGCGCGTTGGCGGGCGTTACCGCAACAGCGACGGCGACGAAGGTGAGTACCTTGAGGTTCAGCCGCCGAACCGATTGAAGTTCACTTGGGAGCAACCCGATTACGCTCCCGGGAGCATCGTCACGGTGGAGCTTTCTGCGGGCGAGCAAGAGAAGACAACGGTGGTGGAGGTTCTGCACCAGCAGGTCCATTGCGACGATGCTGACGACCTTCAAACCGGCTGGCAATGGGCACTGGATTCGCTACAGCGATACATGATCACGGGGCTTGGGATCCGCTTTGAAGAATGGATGATGATGCAATCGCAGTAGCTTCCGCAGGCCGGCGCGGCTCCGCCACAGGCCCGCTAATCTCTATTCAAACCTCTCTCTAATGTCCTATCTGCTGCTGATCCTTGCTGGCTTGTTCGAGGTTGGGTTCACCACCTGCCTGAAGCTCTCGGAAAATTTCACCAACCTCCGTTGGACGTTGGGCTTTTTGGCAAGCGCAAGCATCAGTTTTTACCTGCTGACCAAAGCCACCGAAACCATTCCGATGGGGACTGGTTATGCCGTCTGGACCGGGATTGGTGCGGCGGGAACAGTGGTGGTGGGAATGCTTTTTTTTGACGAACCAACCGACACGTGGCGGATCTTCTTTTTGGTGATGCTGATCGGTTCAATCGCCGGACTGAAGCTGGTTTCGGCGCACTAAGTTGAGCTTGGTGCGCCGCTTGTTCACCTGCGTGTTTTCACACCTCCAACTCACAACTCCAACTCAGTCCCCTCTCGTCCTTCAATAATTTGGCAGGAAGGGTCGCATTCGTTGCGGGCCATGTCCGCCAGGGCCTCAAGCCGGGAATCGTTGTGGGCAGGATCGTGATGGAACGGCATCAGCCGCCGAACCCCGGCCAGCCGGGCAAACGCGCACGCATCCCGAACGGAACTGTGCCCCCAGCCGATGCAGTTGCGGTACTCATTATCGTCATACTGCGCGTCGTGGATCAGCAGGTCCGCATTTTGGGCAAGGGCGAATCCGGAGGTCCAGTCTGGGCTTGTGGGGAAGGTGCGTGCGCCAAGCGCGGGTTCGTGATCGGGGATGTACGTCACCACCGTTCCGGCTTGCTCAATCCTGAACCCAACGGTGGGGCCCGGGTGGCAAATCAGCTGCGAATTGATGGTGAACGAGCCGATGGAGAATTCGCCGCACGGGATTTCATGCAAGGAAAGATTGCAGGGAAGCTCGCGCAACCGAACCGGGAACAACGGCGGCGACATATACCTGGCAAGCCGCGACCACAGCCGCATGCCGGTGCTGGCCGGTCCCCAGATATGGACCTCCAATCCCGGGATGTAGAGTGGGATAAAAAATCCGATCCCCTGGATATGGTCCATGTGGAGATGGGTCAGAAGGATGTCCACCCGTTTTGGCTGCTGTTGCAGCAGTGCCGCGCCGAGCAATCGAATGCCGGAGCCGGCATCCAGCACCAGATGCGTCCCTTCGCCATCGGTCAGATGCAGGCAGGGGGTGTTGCCGCCGTAGGATTCGGTGCCGGGGCCGGAAACGGGAATGGAGCCACGCGAACCCCAGACTTTCAGTCGGATCATTCGCTCATCTCCCAAAAGAATCCCACAGCCCCCAAGAAGCGATCGGCCTGCCCAATCAGCGGCAATCCCACAACGTGGATCTGGCGTCGCATGCCGTCCATTCCCTTAATCATAAACGTGCGGCTTGCCGGCTTGCGGGTTCGCACGGCGGTGACAAGCGGAAGCTCCTCCGGGGGGATCAAATTCCCTTGCTCATCCTGTTGGTGAAACATCGTGGACCACCGCGACATCGGGAGGTCATCAATTTCATCAAGCACCCCCCCCAGGACACGCTCCGCCAACTCGTTGCAGTACAACAGGTTGCCGTCGGGATCCACAAGGAAGATGGGAATGGCGAGATAGGACGCAAGTTGGCGCGTCAGAATCATCTCGATTTCCTGCTGGGCCATGCAGTCGTAGCCTCCAGTATGTTGCTGTTATTTGGCAAGTGCCCCCGAACCCACCACCGCCGGATCATGTATTCCCGTTCCCCACTGTTCGGTTGCGGCTGCAAAATGGCTAAAGTTTGGAATTAATACACCGATCGGGCAAAGAAAAGAGAGAAAAAAAAATGAGGTCCAGCTAACAGTGGATCGGCCCGTTTACCGTGGCTTGCGCCGCTCCCGCCGGGCCAGAACCCACCGGCGCGTCAGAAGGCAGGTCGCGCTCCAGATAACAGCAACCAACATACCCGCCGCAACATCGGTGGGCCAGTGAACGCCCAGGTACATTCGGCTGCTGGCGATCAACGCAGCAAGGGCCAGAAGGCCCGCGGCACTCCACCAACGCTTTGCCGTTGGCTTCCCCCGCCGCAGCATCAGCACCCCAACGAACAACGCAAACGCGAACGACGTAAGCGTGTGGCCGCTTGGAAAACTGAAATTGAAGATTGCCTCCAGCGGCGGGAACACCCGCGGGCGGGCTTGCTGATAGATCTGCTTCAACGCTTCGGTAATCAACGCGCAACCCACCAGCAACGCGCCCAGCATCCAAGCGTCCAGGCCGCGCCGCTTCCGGATCCAGTGGGCGCAAACGGAGGCCCCAATCACCGTAACCCCAACCCCCGAGCCGATAAAACTTAAAGCGCGGGCAATCGCCGTCAGGAATGGAGATTGATACGCGTGGATGGAGAGCAACACCTGCTTGTTGATGCTGCCGAACTGATCTTCCAACACGCCATGTGCAAGCGCCAGGAATCCAATCCCCGCAACAACTGCCACCGCAAGCCCCAGCAGCAACGGGCGGCTGGCTGCGCCGGGAATCGGTTGTGTTTGTTGGGAAGGCATTGGTGGGTATCGAAAAAAAGATAGGATAGATTGAGAGTGAAGGAGCCACAGAGGCGCAGAGTGTGCGGGCACAGGCACGGGCCGCTTCTCTGCTTCTCTGTGGCTCCCTTGTTTTCCCTTTACCGAATCACTTGCACGGCCTTCGTTGCCACGCCGGTGGTTGTGGCGATACGAACGAAGTAGATGCCGGCGGGAAGGTTGGCGGTGCTCATCCGTGCCGAGCCATCGTCGGCAAGGTCGTTGGTTAGGGTGGCCACCGTGCGGCCAACTGCGTCCAGGATTTCGCCATGCAGGCTGTTCGGCTGGCGCAAGCGGATGGTGAGATCGCCCGAGACAGGATTCGGGAAGACGCTTAGCCCTTCGGTGGCCAGCGCGTCTTCCTCCACCGAGGAAACTGGCCCGCCATCGCGGAAGATTTTGCCGAGCAGCATATCCTGGCCTCCGCCAACCAACAGTGAGTTCGAGAGGGTTGCGCCGGCCACCACAAACCCGTCTGGAGTTTCGTAGCCGCAGTACCCGTAATCATTCCCTTCGGCCCCCAGCCGTTGCTCCCATTCGATCTCCCCTTTCACGTCGGTTTTCACAACGTAGGCATCGTACGCGCCGTTGGTTTGCCCGGAAGTAAGGCCGAACCCAACGAACCCGCCATCGCTTGTTTGGCGGCCTGACCAGAGGAAGGAATCTTCGGTGCTTCCGCCGTAGTGTTTATCAACAATGGTGTTCCCTGCCGAATCCAGCACCAGCATCCATCCGGTTCCCCCATTGTTATTGCTGGATCCACCAAACAGCGCAAAGCCCCCTTCGCGGGTGTTTACGATGTAGTAAGGGGAGTCGTGCATGGTGTTGCCGCTGGTTGGGGTTTTGCTCCATTGCTGCACCCCGTTGCTATCCACCTTAAACACCCAATACTTTTCAAGATTGTTGACAACCGTGTGGCACAGCACCACGCAGCCGCCATCGGAGGTTAGGCGGGCGGCGTGGGAGTGTTCGCCGTAGTTCAGGCTGAAAAGTTTTTCCCAAAGGATGTTCCGTTCGGCATCCATCCGAATCATCCACACGTCGCCGCTTGGGTCCCCTTTCGAGTCGGTGTGGCCGGTCATGTAGTAGCCACCTTCCGGGCGGTCCAGCACGATGTGGGCGTGGTCGCTGCTGGCGTAGTCAATATCTTTTTCCCAGACGACTTTGCCGTTGTCGTCAATCTTGTACATCAGCGCGTGCTCGTCGCCGCTGAACTGGCGGCCGCTGAATCCGGCAACAAGCCACCCACCATCCAGCGATGGCTCAAGCCCCCAGACCGTTTCGCCAACACCGGGGCGGCCGTAGGTTCCCTCCCATTTTTTATTCCCCTGGGCATCGAATCGGGCAAGCCAGTAATCCACGCTAGATCCGGAGGTCCCCCCTTTGGTCCCAACAACAATAAACCCGCCGTCGCTGGCGGGCTGCATGGCGTAGGCGTATTCGTTTTGCGAACTGCCAACGGCCCAAACGGAGTCGCGGGTTTGCGCGGTGGCTGCGGCGGCCATTGTGCAAAGCATTGCGCCGGCAAGAAGTAATTTCTGTGTCATCTGGTTGAACCTGAGTTTGTATTTAGTGAAGGTCAGTTCTGATTGCTGATTGGGAATAATCTACGGCGGAAGGCGTTATGGAAAAGCGGGCATAAAAAAAAATCTTGCGTGCCGACTTGAAGCAAGCCACCATCTGCTGCGTTCGGCCCACAAGCCATTACTTGGAAGATTGAGCCATGACGCTATTTTTGCCCCCAACATTGCCATGAGGAATCTCCTGCAACATATCGCCATTCTGCTGCAGCTGGTGGCCATTGCTCCGCTCAACACGCTGATGGCGTTTGGGGTTACAAGCCACGCGGCAAACCCGTGTTGCACGCCGCAACCAACGGCGGCTGCCCAAGCTGATACCCATTGCCCACCTGCGGCCCAGGAAGCGGATTCCCACACTGATCCTTCCCCCCACAGCGGCTGCATTCCCCCGGGCGGCGATGCGGGGGAGCATCCAACCCACGATTCTTCCAACAGCACGCACGCGTGTTTCTGCTGTTTTGTGGGGACCATCGCGCATCGGGCCATGCCGGCCCCGCCCGTTCCCCTTGTTGCTCGCCCAAACTCACCCTATCTCCCCTCCCCGCTCTCCACCTTCGCTGTGGTGATTGACCATCCCCCCTGCTGGTTGTAGTTCTGCCGGGCACGTGCGCCACCGGCCCAATCCCCTATCTCGCGCCAACCCTACCGTGCGGCTTCCCGTGTGGCTTTCCAATAGCGGCATGGCGGGGCGATTCATTCAGGAAAGAACTTCAACCGAACAACCATGAACCAGCGATTACTCATACTTCCATTATTGGGATTAGCCTGGGCACAGCTGCAGGCCCAACAACCAATCACCACGCCGCCGTCGCCGCCCGCAGCATTGCCACTTATGCCGTTGCTGGGGCGGGTACTTTCGGCAGGGGATGGAACGCCAATCAGCGGGGCAACCATCCGCGTTGTTGGCGTTGACAGCAGTTACCCCGGCCAGCCCGGGGCCATCACCCGCCCCGATGGGACCTTCACCCTGCAACGCCCAACTGCCGTGGCCATTGCCCTTGAGATCCGCTCCATCGGCTACGAAACCAAAACCATCACCGTGGCCGACACCACCGCAGCGATAACAACCGCGCTGGCCGAAACGGAGACGCTGCAACCCACCGTGCAGGTAACGGGAATCCGCCGGCAACGCTCGGTTGAGGACGCTTGCTGCCGTGTGGAGTCGCTGCAGGAAGAGGTTCAGCAGCACGCCCCGTTCTCCCCAAGCGTTGGCGAGGTTCTTCGCCGCTACAGCTCCTGCACCTCGGCCCGGATCAGTTGCTCGATTGATAATTCCTCCTCGCTCCGGCTGCGCGGATTGGAGCCGACCTACGTGAAAACGCTCATTGATGGAATGCCCGCCTTCAGCGGCTTATCAACCTTCTACGGCCTAAGCCTGATCCCTGCCGGGGCGTTGCAGACGATCAAAATTTCCGAAGGGGCCTCCAGCGGATTGTACGGAAACGGCGCGGTCAGCGGTGTGGTGGATTTGCTGCTGCGCCAGCCCACCGAAATACGCGAGCTGAACGTTACCGCAAACCTTGCTGGCGACGGAACCAGCGTGCCAGAAGGCCGCGACGTTGGAGTTGCTTTCACCGGAATGGCCGGCGATGTTGGGATTGCCGCATTCGGTGCGTTCAACCAGCACGAAGGGGCCGCAGGGGAAGAGACGGTGGCCCGCGATTACACCCGATTCAGCGGCGTTGCGCGGGCCAACGTGATGGCCGACAACGCCACCGAGCTAACGCTGACGGCAATCGGCGCGGGGGAATCGCGGCAGGGGATTGTTGCGGGGATTGCCGGCCAGGACCCGTTCCGCGAAACGGTTGACCTTGCCCGCTACGACCTGATGCTGCGCGGCGCACGCTCCTTCACGGAAACCTCCGAACTCAGCATCGCGGCAATGCTTGGCACGATGAACGCCACCCACGATGCCGGCCAGTTGGCGGCCTCGCGGCTGCAACAGCGGGTGGCGTTCGCCAACCTTCTGTTCCGCACCGAATGGCTGGGGAACCGGCTGACCCTGGGGGGTGAGTTCCGCGCCGACAAGATGGAATCGGAGGAACGCCCGGACCTTGCCTACGATTACTCCATCGGCTCGATTATTCTGCAAGATGAAATTCACCTTTCGGAGCAGGTTGGGCTGCTGGGAAGCCTCCGGCTGGAGAAGCATTCGCTGGCGGGGGAAATCGTTGTGCCGCGTGGATCGGTGCGGTATCAGCCAATGGCCAACATGACGATGCGGCTGATGGCCGGGCAAGGGTTCAAGGGGCAGGCGTTGTTCGATGAACATCATCGTTCCATGGATGGCGTGTACCGTTGGCGGAACAACACGGGCTTCGATTTCGAGCGTTCCACAACCCTGAATTACGACATCAGCTACAGCTTCATGCTTGGCGAAACCGCAGGGATGGATGCCAACTTCAACGCCTACTGGACCGCGATTGATGGGAAAGGAATTCCAGACGCTGATTCGCTGGCGGCGGGGACGCTCTTCATGGTCAACAGCCAACGCCCCACCCGGTTGACAGGGATGGAGTTGCAGCTTCGCCCAACGCTCGGCGAGCATTGGAGCGGGTCGGTGGGGCTTGCGCTGATTCGCTACGCCATGCAGGACGCTTCCGGGGAGTATCAACAACTTCCGCTTGCCCCCCGCGCCAACCTTGACGCATCGGTGATGTACGAAGCCAGCGAGCAGGGAATCGTTGCCGAGGCTTGGGGAAGCTGGATTGGGTCGCAAGTTCTTCCGGCCAATCCCAGCAACCTTTCCACCTCGCCAGCCTACACCCTGCTGAACGTCCGCATCGAGAAGGCGTTTGGGAAATTGGCGGCCTATGCCGGGGCAATGAACTTGCTGGACCAGCAACAAGAGCGCACCATGCCCCTTGCCTTCGAGACCAGCAACCGCGCCGTTGATGGAAGTATCGTGTGGGGTCCGCTGGAAGGCCGCGAGTTCTTTGCCGGGATCCGCTGGACGCTTGGAGGCGGGGATTAGGGGGTGGGGAGCGGGGATTGGGGGACGGGAAGGCGGGGTAGCCGCCCCGACCTCCGTCGGGGTAGCCGCAGGTCTTTAGCCTGCGGCGTCATCCTTTGGATATTGGAAGGCGGGGTAGCCGCCCCGACCTCCGTCGGGATTGATAACAGGTCTTTAGCCTGCGCAACGGAAGCACGGGACACCTCCAAACCCAGCCAAGTTTTCCCAAACCTCAGGACCACCACGCTAGCGGTCTATCCGCCAATCTGAATCATCACGCGCACCCCGTGCCCGGCAAGTTCTTCGGCGGGAAGATGCTCCTTTGGTTTTGCGCCCACCGCCTGCAGCAACAGCGATTCGATTGCCGCATCATCGCCGCCGCCGCGCATCACCGCTTGCAGGTCGAACTCCATCGGCGAATGCAAGCAGGGCATCACCTTCCCCTCGGCCGTCAGCCGAAGGCGTGAGCAACTGCTGCAAAATGGCTGCGTCATCGAGGCAATCACCCCCACGGTTCCCTGGTGCTGGTGGCCGGTGGCACGGCTGCGCAGCTGGTAATCGCGGCTGATGGGCGAGGCTTCGTCGGGAATGCGGGAAAGGTGATACCCGGCCTCCAATCTCTCTAAAATCTCCGCCATTGGGACGCACTTGTCCAGCGTCCACTGGTTGCCGGAAAAGGGCATGAACTCAATAAACCGCACCGCCACCGGGCGTTGCGCCGTGAACTCCGCGAACTCCAGCAGCTCGTCATCGTTCACGCCACGCATCACCACGGCGTTGATTTTCAGGTTCCGGTAGCCGGCCTGCAACGCGGCCTCAATGCCGTCAAGGGTGTCGTGCAGGGCATCGCGGCGGGTTAGCTGGCGGAAGCGGTCGGGGCGGAAAGTGTCAAGGGAGATATTGAAGCTATCCACCGCGTGGCGAATCGCCGGCAGCGTGCGCCGAAGCAGCACCCCGTTGGTGGTGACAGCCAACGTGCGCAATCCCGGAATCTGCTTCAGCCGAACCAGCAGTTGCTCAACCCCTGACCGAACCAGCGGCTCCCCCCCCGTCACCCGAATTTTCTCCACCCCCATCCCCACCGCCACGCGGGCAACGCGCAGAATCTCCTCGAAGCTGAGTATCTCCTCCGATTTCCGCCACACCATATTTTCCACGGGCATACAGTACGCACAGCGCAGGTTGCACCGGTCCGTCACCGAGATGCGGAGATAGGTGTGTTGGCGGTTATAGCGATCTACCAAGCGGTTCATTGTTGCCCTGAAAATAGCCGCACCGTTGCACGCGGCAAACGGAATATATTCACCAAACTGTCAGTTGCTCTTTCTCTCTCTCCAAAAAAAAACTTACCGAACAACCATGACCAGAAAACCACACACCATCAATCGGGTGTTCATTGGGCGATTGCCAAGCGGGGCGGACCTTGTGGGAAGCATCACGCGCATTGCCAACGAGGAAGGAATTGCCGTTGGAACCGTTGCGGTGCATGGCGCGGTGCGGCGCGTGGCGCTGACCATCCAGAACCAGGAAACCCGCTTCAACGAAACAATCGAGCGGGATGGCGGATTGGAGATTGCCGCAGCAAGCGGGACGATTTCGCAGTTCAAAGGGCGCGCGCTGGCACGGTTGAACGGAGTGTTTGCCACCCCCGATGGCCAGCTGCTTGGCGGCACCATCGCGCTGGGGACCATTGCCCATGCCTGCGAGGTTGTTATCACCGAGCTGCACGGCGCAAGCCTTTCCCGCGACTTCGACATGGAAACGGGACTGCCGCTTTGGAAGGCTTCCGCACTGCTGGTCCCGCCAGAAACGGAGTAA encodes:
- a CDS encoding SRPBCC domain-containing protein gives rise to the protein MMNKQQQIQTSEQPMETPMETTHYHTVQVQRTVSGAVEDVWQAWADPIKIAHWFTEEAEQDLRVGGRYRNSDGDEGEYLEVQPPNRLKFTWEQPDYAPGSIVTVELSAGEQEKTTVVEVLHQQVHCDDADDLQTGWQWALDSLQRYMITGLGIRFEEWMMMQSQ
- a CDS encoding multidrug efflux SMR transporter, giving the protein MSYLLLILAGLFEVGFTTCLKLSENFTNLRWTLGFLASASISFYLLTKATETIPMGTGYAVWTGIGAAGTVVVGMLFFDEPTDTWRIFFLVMLIGSIAGLKLVSAH
- a CDS encoding MBL fold metallo-hydrolase, with protein sequence MIRLKVWGSRGSIPVSGPGTESYGGNTPCLHLTDGEGTHLVLDAGSGIRLLGAALLQQQPKRVDILLTHLHMDHIQGIGFFIPLYIPGLEVHIWGPASTGMRLWSRLARYMSPPLFPVRLRELPCNLSLHEIPCGEFSIGSFTINSQLICHPGPTVGFRIEQAGTVVTYIPDHEPALGARTFPTSPDWTSGFALAQNADLLIHDAQYDDNEYRNCIGWGHSSVRDACAFARLAGVRRLMPFHHDPAHNDSRLEALADMARNECDPSCQIIEGREGTELEL
- a CDS encoding phosphatase PAP2 family protein, encoding MPSQQTQPIPGAASRPLLLGLAVAVVAGIGFLALAHGVLEDQFGSINKQVLLSIHAYQSPFLTAIARALSFIGSGVGVTVIGASVCAHWIRKRRGLDAWMLGALLVGCALITEALKQIYQQARPRVFPPLEAIFNFSFPSGHTLTSFAFALFVGVLMLRRGKPTAKRWWSAAGLLALAALIASSRMYLGVHWPTDVAAGMLVAVIWSATCLLTRRWVLARRERRKPR
- a CDS encoding T9SS type A sorting domain-containing protein, with the translated sequence MTQKLLLAGAMLCTMAAAATAQTRDSVWAVGSSQNEYAYAMQPASDGGFIVVGTKGGTSGSSVDYWLARFDAQGNKKWEGTYGRPGVGETVWGLEPSLDGGWLVAGFSGRQFSGDEHALMYKIDDNGKVVWEKDIDYASSDHAHIVLDRPEGGYYMTGHTDSKGDPSGDVWMIRMDAERNILWEKLFSLNYGEHSHAARLTSDGGCVVLCHTVVNNLEKYWVFKVDSNGVQQWSKTPTSGNTMHDSPYYIVNTREGGFALFGGSSNNNGGTGWMLVLDSAGNTIVDKHYGGSTEDSFLWSGRQTSDGGFVGFGLTSGQTNGAYDAYVVKTDVKGEIEWEQRLGAEGNDYGYCGYETPDGFVVAGATLSNSLLVGGGQDMLLGKIFRDGGPVSSVEEDALATEGLSVFPNPVSGDLTIRLRQPNSLHGEILDAVGRTVATLTNDLADDGSARMSTANLPAGIYFVRIATTTGVATKAVQVIR
- a CDS encoding TonB-dependent receptor — translated: MNQRLLILPLLGLAWAQLQAQQPITTPPSPPAALPLMPLLGRVLSAGDGTPISGATIRVVGVDSSYPGQPGAITRPDGTFTLQRPTAVAIALEIRSIGYETKTITVADTTAAITTALAETETLQPTVQVTGIRRQRSVEDACCRVESLQEEVQQHAPFSPSVGEVLRRYSSCTSARISCSIDNSSSLRLRGLEPTYVKTLIDGMPAFSGLSTFYGLSLIPAGALQTIKISEGASSGLYGNGAVSGVVDLLLRQPTEIRELNVTANLAGDGTSVPEGRDVGVAFTGMAGDVGIAAFGAFNQHEGAAGEETVARDYTRFSGVARANVMADNATELTLTAIGAGESRQGIVAGIAGQDPFRETVDLARYDLMLRGARSFTETSELSIAAMLGTMNATHDAGQLAASRLQQRVAFANLLFRTEWLGNRLTLGGEFRADKMESEERPDLAYDYSIGSIILQDEIHLSEQVGLLGSLRLEKHSLAGEIVVPRGSVRYQPMANMTMRLMAGQGFKGQALFDEHHRSMDGVYRWRNNTGFDFERSTTLNYDISYSFMLGETAGMDANFNAYWTAIDGKGIPDADSLAAGTLFMVNSQRPTRLTGMELQLRPTLGEHWSGSVGLALIRYAMQDASGEYQQLPLAPRANLDASVMYEASEQGIVAEAWGSWIGSQVLPANPSNLSTSPAYTLLNVRIEKAFGKLAAYAGAMNLLDQQQERTMPLAFETSNRAVDGSIVWGPLEGREFFAGIRWTLGGGD
- the moaA gene encoding GTP 3',8-cyclase MoaA; this encodes MNRLVDRYNRQHTYLRISVTDRCNLRCAYCMPVENMVWRKSEEILSFEEILRVARVAVGMGVEKIRVTGGEPLVRSGVEQLLVRLKQIPGLRTLAVTTNGVLLRRTLPAIRHAVDSFNISLDTFRPDRFRQLTRRDALHDTLDGIEAALQAGYRNLKINAVVMRGVNDDELLEFAEFTAQRPVAVRFIEFMPFSGNQWTLDKCVPMAEILERLEAGYHLSRIPDEASPISRDYQLRSRATGHQHQGTVGVIASMTQPFCSSCSRLRLTAEGKVMPCLHSPMEFDLQAVMRGGGDDAAIESLLLQAVGAKPKEHLPAEELAGHGVRVMIQIGG
- a CDS encoding DNA-binding protein produces the protein MTRKPHTINRVFIGRLPSGADLVGSITRIANEEGIAVGTVAVHGAVRRVALTIQNQETRFNETIERDGGLEIAAASGTISQFKGRALARLNGVFATPDGQLLGGTIALGTIAHACEVVITELHGASLSRDFDMETGLPLWKASALLVPPETE